Genomic segment of Parageobacillus genomosp. 1:
AAATCCGCTGCTCGTCCATATAATAAAAAATGTGTTCAACAGAATAACATGATTCCGTAGCTCAGCTGGGAGAGCGCCACCTTGACAGGGTGGAGGTCGCTGGTTCGAGCCCAGTCGGAATCATCACATGTCAGAGAACCGCGTCAGATTAACGTCTGATGCGGTTTTTTCTTTTCGTTGACTTGACGTTGACCGTGCTGCAGGGTAGCGGTTGCCCTCGTTGCACGGTAGCGAATGGGGACAACACGAAAATCATTATTTCTCAACTTACAATATTCTGAAGAGTGTGGTAGTATAGGTTTGTATAGACATTACTTCAGCCTGGAGGACGACAACATGAAACCTTTATATGAAACTCATCTTGAGGCACTTGCAGCGATAAAAGCAACTGGACAGGACATGACTGATGCAGATAGGGTTTTAGAAATGGCGTATGAAATGGGATATCCAAACCTGACTCTTTAGCCACATGGGTGATGGATTTATCCCCCTCCAAGCATAATTCAACAACCTGAATCTTGTACTCCTTATCAAAAATTCTCTTTTTTATGATTGGACACCTCGAACCGATTGTAATTAAGTTTATTACAATCTCCCTGTTCTCCGTGTCCAATTTTTAGACTAACATCAGTATAAAGTTGTTATAGTATATATAAATTTATAAATAATAATGATATACTATAAATTGAATAGTGATATACTTATAATCGAATAATCAAATAGTGCTATACTATAATTAAGATATAATTGCTGTAGAAAAGGTGTGTGGCGAGGACCCAGGATAGTTTTGACTTGGACAGGTGCGCCTGCATCCTTTCTGCAAATAATAATAGGGGATAAGGATGGGAAAAATGAGCAACAGACAAACTAGAACAGACGTTATCTTAATTGGTGCCGGAATCATGAGTGCGACTTTAGGGACACTGTTGAAAGAATTAGCACCGGAATGGGAGATTAAAGTGTTTGAGAAGCTCGGCAAACCAGGAGAAGAAAGCTCTAACGAATGGAATAATGCGGGAACGGGGCATGCTGCACTATGCGAGCTTAACTACACACCGGAGAAACCGGATGGATCTATTGATATTAACAAAGCTATAAGAATTAATGAACAGTTCCAAGTTTCCAGACAGTTTTGGGCTTACCTTGTAAAAAACAATCTGTTACAAAATCCGCAGGAATTCATCAGACCGTTGCCCCACATAAGTTTAGTCCAAGGGGAAAATAATGTGAGATTTTTAAAGAAACGTTTTGAAGCACTATCAAATAATCCATTATTCCAGGGAATGGAATTTTCTGATGACCCGGAAAAACTGAAAGAATGGATTCCGCTTATAATGGAAGGCCGTACATCGAATGAACCGATCGCGGCAACCAAAATCGACTCAGGTACGGATGTTAACTTTGGTGCTTTAACGCGCATGTTGTTTGACCACTTAAAGAGGAAAGATGTCGAAATAAACTATAAGCATAGTGTTGAGGATATTAAACGTACCAGCGACGGCCTGTGGGAATTGAAAGTGAAGGATCTCAATAGCGGTTCTGTTGAAATCCATAAGGCTAAATTCGTATTTATTGGAGCCGGCGGGGCAAGTCTGCACTTGCTTCAAAAATCTGGTATTCCAGAGGGCAAACATATTGGTGGATTCCCTGTA
This window contains:
- a CDS encoding malate:quinone oxidoreductase, with product MSNRQTRTDVILIGAGIMSATLGTLLKELAPEWEIKVFEKLGKPGEESSNEWNNAGTGHAALCELNYTPEKPDGSIDINKAIRINEQFQVSRQFWAYLVKNNLLQNPQEFIRPLPHISLVQGENNVRFLKKRFEALSNNPLFQGMEFSDDPEKLKEWIPLIMEGRTSNEPIAATKIDSGTDVNFGALTRMLFDHLKRKDVEINYKHSVEDIKRTSDGLWELKVKDLNSGSVEIHKAKFVFIGAGGASLHLLQKSGIPEGKHIGGFPVSGLFMVCNNPKVVEQHHAKVYGKAKIGAPPMSVPHLDTRYIDNKKMLLFGPFAGFSPKFLKNGSNMDLFASVKLHNLVTLLASAFKNFSLVKYLVQQLMLTKEKRMKELREFIPTAKSEDWDIVVAGQRVQIIKDTEAGGKGTIQFGTEVITAADGSIAALLGASPGASTAVHVMLEVIKKCFPQHMKEWEPKIKEMIPSYGVSLAENPDLFQKLHTSTAETLGLSEKELVYS